A section of the Deltaproteobacteria bacterium genome encodes:
- the rpsT gene encoding 30S ribosomal protein S20 yields the protein MKRETSANGSAATTLTLRIADGTKLKQLIWRNSLAVHTSVIKRHGQSLKRRARNIEARSKLRTLLKKTRLAIEEKNAATTVSQLREVNKALGKAVSKGLIKSNTASRWLSRLSRSASKAAAAS from the coding sequence ATGAAGCGCGAAACAAGCGCCAATGGCAGCGCGGCAACAACATTGACTCTACGGATCGCCGATGGTACAAAGCTTAAACAATTAATTTGGAGGAACTCCTTGGCCGTACATACTTCCGTTATTAAAAGACATGGGCAGAGCTTGAAGCGGCGGGCGCGCAACATCGAAGCGCGATCCAAACTGCGCACCTTACTCAAGAAGACTCGACTGGCGATTGAAGAGAAAAATGCCGCAACGACTGTGAGTCAGTTGCGCGAAGTTAACAAAGCCTTGGGCAAAGCCGTCAGCAAGGGTTTGATCAAAAGCAACACCGCCTCGCGCTGGCTTTCTCGCCTCTCCCGGTCCGCGTCAAAAGCCGCTGCCGCCAGCTAG